Within the Corynebacterium tuberculostearicum genome, the region GCGCAGCTTCCGGAAGTTGAGCTTCCTCGTGTGCCGGATCTTTCCGCCGCCGAGCCTTTGGCCGCTATCGCCCACGGCAATCCCGCTCCCCTACTCGAATCGGCAAAAAGTATCGATCTCGATAATGCAACCATTTCTGCCGCGCTCGGACAGGCCCGCACCTTAGTGGCGGGCACCATCCGGGACCTGGTGGGTATCGCCACACAGCTAGTGCGCCGGGCCCTGCCCACCGCGCTGGGCTTCCTCTCCTTGGACCCGTCCGCGCGCGCCGCGGCTATGGCCAAGCTGCGTGCGCTTGTCTCCCAGCACCTGGGCATGGCTACTGCTCGCGTGCAGCGCTTGATGGGTGATCTCAGCGCGGCCGCTCAGTCTTTGCATCCGGTAGCGCAGCGGCCGGTGCGCTCCGCGCTTGCCGACGCCCCCGTACACCCCACCATCTCCCAAAATCCCACTGCCCTTCCGGAACAATCCGCGGTAGGCGCTGGAGCCGATGCCACGGCGAATGAGGCTCACTCTGCCTCGCCCACACCAGAGCCCTCGGCCGAAGGAGGTTCGGCCGCCGGTCAGGCTGCCGTCGCCGCCGCGAAGAGCCAAGTGGGCCAGCCCTATGTATGGGGCGGTACCGGAAATGGCGGGTTTGATTGTTCGGGACTTACCCAATGGGCCTATTCGCAGGCCGGGGTGGACTTACCCCGCACCGCGGATCAACAAGCGGTGGGCCAGCAAGTCAGCGCAGACCAACTCCAGCCTGGTGACCTGGTGGTATGGGATGGGCACGTGGCAATGTATTCCGGCAATGGCGAAATCGTGGAGGCCGGTGATCCGGTGCAAACCAACCCACTGCGCACCACGAATATGGGCATGCAATTCAAAGGCTTTTGGCGCCCCACAGCCTAAGGCCGGTGCGCTCTCGCGCACTGCTTAGGGCGTTGGGTAGACTAAAACGCCATGAGCACCCGCGCAATTGTACCTGTAAAGCTCTCGCTGACCGAGGGCGATTTTTATACCCTCTGGGCACCCAAGTGGCGCCAACATGGCTCCGAGTGGCAGGCCTTTTTGGGCGACGACGAGGCCGTCCTAGCCTTTAACTCACCCGCCGAGCTGCTGTGCTTCGTGGAGTCTGGCACCAAGCACGATTTGCTGGACCACCCGCAGTGGAACCAGTTTGCCGGCCGCGATGCGGACCGCGTCACC harbors:
- a CDS encoding C40 family peptidase; amino-acid sequence: MLDTALKQIATMQPAQLPEVELPRVPDLSAAEPLAAIAHGNPAPLLESAKSIDLDNATISAALGQARTLVAGTIRDLVGIATQLVRRALPTALGFLSLDPSARAAAMAKLRALVSQHLGMATARVQRLMGDLSAAAQSLHPVAQRPVRSALADAPVHPTISQNPTALPEQSAVGAGADATANEAHSASPTPEPSAEGGSAAGQAAVAAAKSQVGQPYVWGGTGNGGFDCSGLTQWAYSQAGVDLPRTADQQAVGQQVSADQLQPGDLVVWDGHVAMYSGNGEIVEAGDPVQTNPLRTTNMGMQFKGFWRPTA